The Osmerus eperlanus chromosome 22, fOsmEpe2.1, whole genome shotgun sequence genome window below encodes:
- the kif16ba gene encoding kinesin-like protein KIF16B isoform X10 codes for MASVRVAVRLRPMNRREKDLTAKCIIGMEGTKTTISNLKMTDGITGDSVRERTKTFTYDFSYDSSDCKSTSFVSQEKVFKDLGSDVLKAAFEGYNACIFAYGQTGSGKSYTMMGNPEDAGLIPRICEGLFSRIAGMTRWDEASFRTEVSYLEIYNERVRDLLRRKSTQTYNLRVREHPKDGPYVEDLSKHLVQNYSDVEELMEAGNINRTTASTDMNDTSSRSHAIFTINFTQAKFDAEMPCETVSKIHLVDLAGSERADATGATGVRLKEGGNINKSLVTLGNVISALADLTQDAVNTNLKKKQVFVPYRDSVLTWLLKDSLGGNSKTIMIATLSPADVNYGETLSTLRYANRAKNIINKPTINEDSNVKLIRELRAEIARLKALLIQGNQIALLDSPTALSMEEKLHQNEARVRELTKEWTNKWNETQNILKEETLALRKEGIGVVLDSELPHLIGIDDDLLSTGIILYHLKEGRTYVGRDDASTEQDIILHGLDLESEHCMFENQTGTVTLIPLNGAQCSVNGVQVTEPAPLNQGAVILLGRTNMFRFNHPKEAAKLREKRKSGLLSSFSLSMTDLSQSCENLSTVMLYNPGLEFERQQREELEKLEHKRRLIKEMEEKQKCEKAELERLQQEVESQQKESEQVQLRIRRQEESLRCRSQDIESRLRDLLAEKERFEEERGRDTQELDLQRRQQRKQQEEWNEREAQDVEVRRQQEAAERAEQTEIYRELERLKREREEQEVRLEAERRRLEEQEREQLSLVGRLEEQLRERHEAAAALLTREDRRRLENESCALAEIREVLLRAKEACERPDGEESWNEVRAAQASYTDFKAAQVEELSQLEDGLRMQKERLEKEVAAERATLALLVQAHKDRQRQLRETQEKGAQDATMLFQEEQRIKQAEQRLQFKERQLATLADSHLPAVAEERQRAAELLERGNAGGDSGRHSPPALDNTLYQVEKELEEKKEQLTLHCASAEQLQQLHDTYEFTANVARQEEKVRRKEKEILESRGKQQREALEQAVARLQRRHCALRRSISLEPENEELKHKGSILNTARATPELDQERVEREILKLKQRISESEGSGRSHSVSGDDKGSHTNSPVSPIIASLPGVLPIADERINAYIEEEVQRRLQKINLLNGDTVDLSFSSESLKDDDKQQNHVNPRKLKYERVTSFSHGTNSDCLDPVKICIPRYVLRGQGKDEHFEFEVKLTVMDETWTVFRRYSRFREMHKSLKLKYPELTALEFPPKKIFGNRDERMIAERRGHLERYLRNFFRVMSSSSGSPLRTDSEGRLPLSKHAICEFSSFFKKGVFDYSSHGTG; via the exons ATGGCATCGGTGCGGGTAGCTGTTCGGCTCAGGCCGATGAACAGGCG GGAGAAGGATCTGACGGCAAAATGCATTATTGGAATGGAGGGAACAAAGACTACTATTTCAAACCTAAAG ATGACAGATGGAATTACTGGGgattctgtgagagagagaaccaagACCTTCACGTATGACTTTTCCTATGACTCCTCTGACTGCAAAAGCACCAGTTTCGTTTCTCAAGAAAAG GTTTTTAAAGATCTGGGCTCTGATGTCCTGAAGGCTGCTTTCGAAGGCTACAATGCTTGTATCTTCGCCTATGGCCAGACGGGCTCTGGAAAGTCTTACACCATGATGGGCAATCCA GAAGATGCAGGACTCATCCCAAGAATATGTGAGGGTCTTTTCAGCCGCATTGCTGGGATGACACGATGGGACGAGGCCTCTTTCCGCACGGAAGTCAG TTATTTGGAGATCTACAATGAGCGTGTCAGAGACCTGCTCCGAAGAAAGTCCACACAGACTTACAACCTGAGGGTGAGGGAGCACCCCAAAGACGGACCCTATGTGGAGG ACCTGTCAAAGCATCTGGTGCAGAACTATAGTGACGTGGAGGAGCTGATGGAAGCAGGCAACATCAACCGCACCACGGCAAGCACCGACATGAACGACACCAGCAGCCGCTCGCACGCCATCTTCACCATCAACTTCACTCAG GCAAAGTTTGATGCAGAGATGCCTTGCGAGACGGTCAGTAAGATCCACCTGGTGGACCTGGCGGGCAGTGAGAGGGCGGACGCCACGGGAGCCACAGGTGTCAGGCTAAAGGAAGGAGGCAACATCAACAAATCTCTGGTTACCCTGGGCAATGTCATCTCCGCTTTGG ctgacctcaccCAGGATGCAGTAAACACCAACCTGAAGAAGAAGCAGGTGTTCGTGCCTTACAGAGACTCGGTGCTGACCTGGCTGCTGAAGGACAGTCTTGGAGGCAACTCCAAGACCATCATGATCGCAA CCCTTTCACCTGCTGACGTCAACTATGGAGAGACGCTGAGCACACTTCGCTACGCCAACCGTGCCAAGAACATCATCAACAAGCCCACAATCAACGAGGACTCCAACGTTAAGCTCATCAGGGAACTGAGGGCAGAAATCGCCCGACTAAAAGCACTCCTCATCCAGGGGAACCAG ATTGCTCTGCTAGATTCGCCCACCGCCTTGAGCATGGAGGAGAAACTGCACCAGAATGAAGCAAGG GTACGAGAGCTGACTAAGGAGTGGACTAACAAATGGAATGAAACTCAGAATATTCTGAAG GAAGAGACCCTTGCCCTAAGAAAAGAGGGGATCGGTGTGGTCCTAGACTCCGAGTTGCCGCACCTTATCGGAATTGACGATGACCTCCTTAGCACTGGGATTATCCTCTACCATCTAAAG GAGGGCAGAACGTATGTTGGCCGAGATGATGCATCAACAGAGCAGGATATCA TTCTCCATGGGTTGGACCTGGAGAGCGAACACTGCATGTTTGAGAACCAGACCGGCACAGTCACCCTGATACCGCTCAACGGGGCCCAATGTTCAGTAAATGGGGTGCAAGTGACAGAGCCAGCACCGCTCAATCAAG GTGCTGTCATCCTGCTAGGCAGAACAAACATGTTTCGTTTCAACCACCCTAAAGAGGCAGCTAAATTAAGGGAAAAAAGGAAG AGTGGGCTACTCTCCTCTTTCAGTTTGTCAATGACAGATCTTTCCCAGTCATGTGAGAACCTTTCCACCGTCATGCTTTACAACCCAGG GTTAGAGTTTGAGAGACAGCAACGGGAAGAACTGGAAAAGCTGGAGCATAAAAG GAGGCTGAtcaaggagatggaggagaagcagaagtgTGAGAAGGCCGAGCTGGAGCGCCTGCAGCAGGAGGTGGAGTCCCAGCAGAAGGAGTCGGAGCAGGTCCAGCTCCGCATCCGGCGCCAAGAGGAGAGCCTCCGCTGCCGCAGCCAGGACATCGAGAGCCGCCTCCGCGACCTCCTGGCCGAGAAGGAGCGCTTCGAGGAGGAGCGAGGCCGCGACACTCAAGAGCTGGACCTGCAGAGACGGCAGCAGCGAAAGCAGCAGGAGGAGTGGAACGAGCGGGAGGCGCAGGACGTGGAGGTGCGGCGCCAGCAGGAGGCGGCCGAGCGCGCAGAGCAGACGGAAATCTACCGCGAGCTGGAGCGGCTGAAACGCGAGCGCGAGGAGCAGGAGGTGAGGTTGGAAGCGGAGCGCCGGCGCTTGGAGGAGCAGGAGCGCGAGCAGCTGAGTCTAGTCGGGCGCTTGGAGGAGCAGCTTCGCGAACGCCACGAGGCTGCCGCCGCACTCCTGACCCGCGAGGATCGCAGGCGCCTGGAGAACGAGAGCTGCGCCCTTGCCGAGATCCGTGAGGTCCTGCTCCGTGCCAAGGAGGCCTGTGAGCGCCCTGATGGTGAAGAATCCTGGAATGAGGTACGCGCCGCCCAGGCAAGCTATACAGACTTTAAGGCCGCCCAGGTAGAGGAGCTAAGCCAGCTGGAGGATGGGCTTCGAATGCAGAAGGAGCGTCTGGAGAAGGAGGTTGCAGCCGAACGTGCTACCCTAGCCCTGCTGGTCCAGGCGCACAAGGACCGTCAGCGGCAGCTACGGGAAACCCAAGAGAAGGGAGCACAGGACGCCACCATGCTTTTCCAGGAGGAGCAGCGAATCAAGCAGGCCGAGCAGCGCCTTCAGTTCAAGGAGCGCCAGTTAGCCACCCTGGCAGACAGCCACCTGCCAGCAGTTGCGGAGGAGAGGCAAAGAGCTGCCGAGCTACTCGAACGAGGCAACGCTGGCGGGGACAGCGGCCGCCACAGCCCCCCGGCCCTGGACAACACACTGTACCAGGTGGAGAAGGAGCtcgaggagaagaaggagcagctgacGTTGCACTGTGCCAGTGCCGAGCAGCTCCAGCAACTCCACGACACGTACGAGTTCACGGCCAACGTGGCAcggcaggaggagaaggtgcgaaggaaggagaaggagatctTAGAGTCGCGGGGAAAGCAGCAGCGAGAGGCCTTGGAGCAGGCTGTGGCACGCCTCCAGAGAAGGCACTGTGCCCTGAGGCGTAGCATCTCACTGGAGCCTGAGAACGAGGAGCTGAAACATAAAGGGTCAATCCTGAACACGGCACGGGCCACTCCAGAGCTAGACCAGGAAAG AGTGGAGCGTGAGATCCTGAAGCTGAAGCAGAGGATCAGTGAGAGTGAAGGGAGTGGGAGGAGCCACTCGGTGAGCGGCGATGACAAGGGCAGTCACACCAACTCTCCAGTCAGCCCCATCATCGCAAGCCTCCCGGGTGTACTGCCCATTGCAGACGAAAG GATCAATGCATACATTGAGGAGGAGGTTCAAAGAAGATTACAGAAGATTAATCTCCTGAATGGGGACACCGTTGATCTTTCATTTTCATCTGAGTCACTGAAG GATGATGACAAGCAACAAAATCATGTAAATCCAAGGAAACTGAAATATGAG CGAGTCACATCTTTTTCTCATGGAACCAACTCTGACTGCCTGGACCCTGTTAAAATTTGCATTCCTCGCTACGTTCTCCGAGGCCAGGGGAAAGATGAGCACTTTGAATTTGAAGTGAAG CTCACAGTAATGGACGAAACATGGACTGTGTTTAGACGATACAGCCGATTTCGAGAAATGCACAAAAGTCTAAAATTGAAATATCCAGAG CTCACAGCTCTAGAATTTCCTCCCAAAAAAATCTTTGGAAACCGAGATGAGAGAATGATTGCTGAACGACGGGGTCACTTAGAG AGGTATTTGAGGAACTTCTTCAGGGTGATGTCATCGTCTTCTGGTTCACCTCTCCGAACAGACTCTGAGGGCAGGCTGCCTTTATCCAAGCACGCCATTTGTGAGTTCTCATCGTTTTTCAAAAAGGGTGTTTTTGACTACAGTAGCCATGGCACTGGCTGA
- the kif16ba gene encoding kinesin-like protein KIF16B isoform X6 yields the protein MASVRVAVRLRPMNRREKDLTAKCIIGMEGTKTTISNLKMTDGITGDSVRERTKTFTYDFSYDSSDCKSTSFVSQEKVFKDLGSDVLKAAFEGYNACIFAYGQTGSGKSYTMMGNPEDAGLIPRICEGLFSRIAGMTRWDEASFRTEVSYLEIYNERVRDLLRRKSTQTYNLRVREHPKDGPYVEDLSKHLVQNYSDVEELMEAGNINRTTASTDMNDTSSRSHAIFTINFTQAKFDAEMPCETVSKIHLVDLAGSERADATGATGVRLKEGGNINKSLVTLGNVISALADLTQDAVNTNLKKKQVFVPYRDSVLTWLLKDSLGGNSKTIMIATLSPADVNYGETLSTLRYANRAKNIINKPTINEDSNVKLIRELRAEIARLKALLIQGNQIALLDSPTALSMEEKLHQNEARVRELTKEWTNKWNETQNILKEETLALRKEGIGVVLDSELPHLIGIDDDLLSTGIILYHLKEGRTYVGRDDASTEQDIILHGLDLESEHCMFENQTGTVTLIPLNGAQCSVNGVQVTEPAPLNQGAVILLGRTNMFRFNHPKEAAKLREKRKSGLLSSFSLSMTDLSQSCENLSTVMLYNPGFFNERGPIFLRLEFERQQREELEKLEHKRRLIKEMEEKQKCEKAELERLQQEVESQQKESEQVQLRIRRQEESLRCRSQDIESRLRDLLAEKERFEEERGRDTQELDLQRRQQRKQQEEWNEREAQDVEVRRQQEAAERAEQTEIYRELERLKREREEQEVRLEAERRRLEEQEREQLSLVGRLEEQLRERHEAAAALLTREDRRRLENESCALAEIREVLLRAKEACERPDGEESWNEVRAAQASYTDFKAAQVEELSQLEDGLRMQKERLEKEVAAERATLALLVQAHKDRQRQLRETQEKGAQDATMLFQEEQRIKQAEQRLQFKERQLATLADSHLPAVAEERQRAAELLERGNAGGDSGRHSPPALDNTLYQVEKELEEKKEQLTLHCASAEQLQQLHDTYEFTANVARQEEKVRRKEKEILESRGKQQREALEQAVARLQRRHCALRRSISLEPENEELKHKGSILNTARATPELDQERVEREILKLKQRISESEGSGRSHSVSGDDKGSHTNSPVSPIIASLPGVLPIADERINAYIEEEVQRRLQKINLLNGDTVDLSFSSESLKEEEEVNESRSVRLTDEDDDKQQNHVNPRKLKYEQRVTSFSHGTNSDCLDPVKICIPRYVLRGQGKDEHFEFEVKLTVMDETWTVFRRYSRFREMHKSLKLKYPELTALEFPPKKIFGNRDERMIAERRGHLERYLRNFFRVMSSSSGSPLRTDSEGRLPLSKHAICEFSSFFKKGVFDYSSHGTG from the exons ATGGCATCGGTGCGGGTAGCTGTTCGGCTCAGGCCGATGAACAGGCG GGAGAAGGATCTGACGGCAAAATGCATTATTGGAATGGAGGGAACAAAGACTACTATTTCAAACCTAAAG ATGACAGATGGAATTACTGGGgattctgtgagagagagaaccaagACCTTCACGTATGACTTTTCCTATGACTCCTCTGACTGCAAAAGCACCAGTTTCGTTTCTCAAGAAAAG GTTTTTAAAGATCTGGGCTCTGATGTCCTGAAGGCTGCTTTCGAAGGCTACAATGCTTGTATCTTCGCCTATGGCCAGACGGGCTCTGGAAAGTCTTACACCATGATGGGCAATCCA GAAGATGCAGGACTCATCCCAAGAATATGTGAGGGTCTTTTCAGCCGCATTGCTGGGATGACACGATGGGACGAGGCCTCTTTCCGCACGGAAGTCAG TTATTTGGAGATCTACAATGAGCGTGTCAGAGACCTGCTCCGAAGAAAGTCCACACAGACTTACAACCTGAGGGTGAGGGAGCACCCCAAAGACGGACCCTATGTGGAGG ACCTGTCAAAGCATCTGGTGCAGAACTATAGTGACGTGGAGGAGCTGATGGAAGCAGGCAACATCAACCGCACCACGGCAAGCACCGACATGAACGACACCAGCAGCCGCTCGCACGCCATCTTCACCATCAACTTCACTCAG GCAAAGTTTGATGCAGAGATGCCTTGCGAGACGGTCAGTAAGATCCACCTGGTGGACCTGGCGGGCAGTGAGAGGGCGGACGCCACGGGAGCCACAGGTGTCAGGCTAAAGGAAGGAGGCAACATCAACAAATCTCTGGTTACCCTGGGCAATGTCATCTCCGCTTTGG ctgacctcaccCAGGATGCAGTAAACACCAACCTGAAGAAGAAGCAGGTGTTCGTGCCTTACAGAGACTCGGTGCTGACCTGGCTGCTGAAGGACAGTCTTGGAGGCAACTCCAAGACCATCATGATCGCAA CCCTTTCACCTGCTGACGTCAACTATGGAGAGACGCTGAGCACACTTCGCTACGCCAACCGTGCCAAGAACATCATCAACAAGCCCACAATCAACGAGGACTCCAACGTTAAGCTCATCAGGGAACTGAGGGCAGAAATCGCCCGACTAAAAGCACTCCTCATCCAGGGGAACCAG ATTGCTCTGCTAGATTCGCCCACCGCCTTGAGCATGGAGGAGAAACTGCACCAGAATGAAGCAAGG GTACGAGAGCTGACTAAGGAGTGGACTAACAAATGGAATGAAACTCAGAATATTCTGAAG GAAGAGACCCTTGCCCTAAGAAAAGAGGGGATCGGTGTGGTCCTAGACTCCGAGTTGCCGCACCTTATCGGAATTGACGATGACCTCCTTAGCACTGGGATTATCCTCTACCATCTAAAG GAGGGCAGAACGTATGTTGGCCGAGATGATGCATCAACAGAGCAGGATATCA TTCTCCATGGGTTGGACCTGGAGAGCGAACACTGCATGTTTGAGAACCAGACCGGCACAGTCACCCTGATACCGCTCAACGGGGCCCAATGTTCAGTAAATGGGGTGCAAGTGACAGAGCCAGCACCGCTCAATCAAG GTGCTGTCATCCTGCTAGGCAGAACAAACATGTTTCGTTTCAACCACCCTAAAGAGGCAGCTAAATTAAGGGAAAAAAGGAAG AGTGGGCTACTCTCCTCTTTCAGTTTGTCAATGACAGATCTTTCCCAGTCATGTGAGAACCTTTCCACCGTCATGCTTTACAACCCAGG TTTCTTCAATGAAAGGGGGCCCATCTTTCTCAG GTTAGAGTTTGAGAGACAGCAACGGGAAGAACTGGAAAAGCTGGAGCATAAAAG GAGGCTGAtcaaggagatggaggagaagcagaagtgTGAGAAGGCCGAGCTGGAGCGCCTGCAGCAGGAGGTGGAGTCCCAGCAGAAGGAGTCGGAGCAGGTCCAGCTCCGCATCCGGCGCCAAGAGGAGAGCCTCCGCTGCCGCAGCCAGGACATCGAGAGCCGCCTCCGCGACCTCCTGGCCGAGAAGGAGCGCTTCGAGGAGGAGCGAGGCCGCGACACTCAAGAGCTGGACCTGCAGAGACGGCAGCAGCGAAAGCAGCAGGAGGAGTGGAACGAGCGGGAGGCGCAGGACGTGGAGGTGCGGCGCCAGCAGGAGGCGGCCGAGCGCGCAGAGCAGACGGAAATCTACCGCGAGCTGGAGCGGCTGAAACGCGAGCGCGAGGAGCAGGAGGTGAGGTTGGAAGCGGAGCGCCGGCGCTTGGAGGAGCAGGAGCGCGAGCAGCTGAGTCTAGTCGGGCGCTTGGAGGAGCAGCTTCGCGAACGCCACGAGGCTGCCGCCGCACTCCTGACCCGCGAGGATCGCAGGCGCCTGGAGAACGAGAGCTGCGCCCTTGCCGAGATCCGTGAGGTCCTGCTCCGTGCCAAGGAGGCCTGTGAGCGCCCTGATGGTGAAGAATCCTGGAATGAGGTACGCGCCGCCCAGGCAAGCTATACAGACTTTAAGGCCGCCCAGGTAGAGGAGCTAAGCCAGCTGGAGGATGGGCTTCGAATGCAGAAGGAGCGTCTGGAGAAGGAGGTTGCAGCCGAACGTGCTACCCTAGCCCTGCTGGTCCAGGCGCACAAGGACCGTCAGCGGCAGCTACGGGAAACCCAAGAGAAGGGAGCACAGGACGCCACCATGCTTTTCCAGGAGGAGCAGCGAATCAAGCAGGCCGAGCAGCGCCTTCAGTTCAAGGAGCGCCAGTTAGCCACCCTGGCAGACAGCCACCTGCCAGCAGTTGCGGAGGAGAGGCAAAGAGCTGCCGAGCTACTCGAACGAGGCAACGCTGGCGGGGACAGCGGCCGCCACAGCCCCCCGGCCCTGGACAACACACTGTACCAGGTGGAGAAGGAGCtcgaggagaagaaggagcagctgacGTTGCACTGTGCCAGTGCCGAGCAGCTCCAGCAACTCCACGACACGTACGAGTTCACGGCCAACGTGGCAcggcaggaggagaaggtgcgaaggaaggagaaggagatctTAGAGTCGCGGGGAAAGCAGCAGCGAGAGGCCTTGGAGCAGGCTGTGGCACGCCTCCAGAGAAGGCACTGTGCCCTGAGGCGTAGCATCTCACTGGAGCCTGAGAACGAGGAGCTGAAACATAAAGGGTCAATCCTGAACACGGCACGGGCCACTCCAGAGCTAGACCAGGAAAG AGTGGAGCGTGAGATCCTGAAGCTGAAGCAGAGGATCAGTGAGAGTGAAGGGAGTGGGAGGAGCCACTCGGTGAGCGGCGATGACAAGGGCAGTCACACCAACTCTCCAGTCAGCCCCATCATCGCAAGCCTCCCGGGTGTACTGCCCATTGCAGACGAAAG GATCAATGCATACATTGAGGAGGAGGTTCAAAGAAGATTACAGAAGATTAATCTCCTGAATGGGGACACCGTTGATCTTTCATTTTCATCTGAGTCACTGAAG gaggaggaagaagttaATGAATCTAGGTCTGTAAGACTAACCGATGAG GATGATGACAAGCAACAAAATCATGTAAATCCAAGGAAACTGAAATATGAG CAGCGAGTCACATCTTTTTCTCATGGAACCAACTCTGACTGCCTGGACCCTGTTAAAATTTGCATTCCTCGCTACGTTCTCCGAGGCCAGGGGAAAGATGAGCACTTTGAATTTGAAGTGAAG CTCACAGTAATGGACGAAACATGGACTGTGTTTAGACGATACAGCCGATTTCGAGAAATGCACAAAAGTCTAAAATTGAAATATCCAGAG CTCACAGCTCTAGAATTTCCTCCCAAAAAAATCTTTGGAAACCGAGATGAGAGAATGATTGCTGAACGACGGGGTCACTTAGAG AGGTATTTGAGGAACTTCTTCAGGGTGATGTCATCGTCTTCTGGTTCACCTCTCCGAACAGACTCTGAGGGCAGGCTGCCTTTATCCAAGCACGCCATTTGTGAGTTCTCATCGTTTTTCAAAAAGGGTGTTTTTGACTACAGTAGCCATGGCACTGGCTGA